The Phycisphaerae bacterium genome includes a window with the following:
- a CDS encoding glycosyltransferase family 39 protein: MPHRSVRSWSDRRIAALLFVGAMAMYGFGNGRTSLWDRDEPRFAQPAKEMIAADTLYPWIVPHYNGEPFFHKPPWCYWQIAAAYKLLGVSEFAARFFSGLWAAGAVVLVFFFSRRWGHQAAIAAALATATALLTVVLAKLAIADATLLFFTLAAVFALWRIIEGGNSAANRFALWTALGIAGLIKGPAVLVVIVPLAIGFAIVDRDRSWLRRMGLAWGPALALAIALPWFVTADRFAEGALTERFVGYDIIQRILKPAEGHRGFPGYYVISGLIGLWPWSALLVPLGLTVWRLRSERVVRFAFCWLVAPTLVLELMATKMVHYWLPMVPAYALLLGLALQRWRSDWPAIWRRWVRPVQVAALLGYALLAAVICAASRNEHAGPLADAFLPAIPLLLLLPAALFLIRDPFRLVGGLAAVAALIAAVLSWTAATVEPYKLTHTAAVEMKQIGGPQALYALAGWDEESMIFYLHDGKQDVRIVAPDALAKLPPDTPVVAAVRADRLPAGGIEGFQEIARVNGYDYTRGKWRQVVILQRPGKGETSPSTTKASGAS, from the coding sequence ATGCCGCATCGCAGCGTCAGATCGTGGTCCGACCGCCGCATCGCCGCACTCCTCTTCGTCGGCGCGATGGCGATGTACGGGTTCGGCAACGGGCGGACCAGCCTGTGGGACCGCGACGAACCTCGCTTCGCCCAACCCGCCAAAGAGATGATCGCCGCCGACACGCTCTACCCGTGGATCGTGCCACATTATAACGGCGAACCGTTCTTCCACAAACCGCCGTGGTGCTACTGGCAGATCGCCGCCGCCTATAAGCTTCTCGGCGTCAGCGAATTCGCCGCCCGATTCTTCTCAGGCCTGTGGGCGGCGGGAGCCGTCGTGCTCGTGTTCTTCTTCAGCCGACGGTGGGGACATCAGGCCGCCATCGCAGCGGCCCTGGCGACGGCAACGGCACTGCTGACCGTCGTACTGGCCAAACTCGCCATCGCCGACGCCACGCTGCTGTTCTTCACGCTGGCGGCGGTGTTTGCCCTGTGGCGGATCATTGAGGGCGGCAATTCAGCCGCCAATCGCTTCGCCCTCTGGACCGCCTTGGGAATCGCCGGACTGATCAAAGGCCCAGCCGTGCTGGTGGTGATCGTGCCGCTGGCGATCGGCTTTGCCATCGTCGATCGCGACCGTAGCTGGCTGCGGCGGATGGGGCTCGCGTGGGGTCCAGCCCTGGCCCTGGCCATCGCGCTGCCGTGGTTCGTCACTGCCGACCGGTTCGCCGAAGGGGCCTTAACCGAGCGATTCGTCGGATACGACATCATCCAGCGGATACTCAAACCGGCTGAGGGACATCGCGGGTTTCCGGGTTACTACGTGATCAGCGGCTTGATTGGGCTGTGGCCGTGGTCGGCGCTGCTGGTCCCCCTGGGCCTGACCGTCTGGCGGCTCCGAAGCGAACGGGTGGTGCGATTCGCCTTCTGCTGGCTGGTCGCCCCGACGCTCGTGCTGGAGCTGATGGCCACGAAGATGGTCCACTACTGGCTGCCCATGGTCCCAGCCTACGCGCTGCTGTTGGGCCTGGCCCTCCAGCGGTGGCGCAGCGACTGGCCGGCGATCTGGCGGCGATGGGTCCGGCCGGTCCAGGTGGCGGCGCTGCTGGGTTATGCACTGCTGGCGGCGGTGATCTGCGCAGCCTCACGCAACGAGCACGCGGGCCCGTTGGCCGACGCCTTTCTACCCGCCATCCCGCTCCTGCTTCTCCTCCCAGCTGCGTTGTTCCTGATTCGCGATCCGTTCCGCCTGGTCGGCGGTCTGGCGGCCGTCGCAGCCCTGATCGCCGCTGTGCTCTCCTGGACTGCCGCAACGGTCGAGCCGTACAAGCTGACCCACACCGCTGCCGTCGAGATGAAGCAAATCGGCGGACCGCAGGCCCTCTACGCCCTCGCCGGGTGGGACGAGGAAAGCATGATCTTCTACCTCCACGACGGAAAGCAGGATGTCCGAATCGTTGCTCCAGATGCCTTGGCGAAACTGCCGCCGGACACGCCAGTAGTCGCCGCGGTGCGGGCCGATCGGCTGCCGGCAGGGGGGATCGAAGGCTTTCAGGAGATCGCGCGGGTCAACGGCTACGACTACACCCGCGGCAAGTGGCGGCAGGTCGTGATCCTCCAGCGGCCGGGCAAGGGCGAAACAAGCCCCTCTACGACGAAGGCGAGTGGCGCTTCCTGA
- the rlmN gene encoding 23S rRNA (adenine(2503)-C(2))-methyltransferase RlmN gives MPDQDDREHLLDLTLDELRDRWVERGLPRYRAEQVFEWIYQKRKTDFEQMTNLSKDLRQELARAWRVLAGCEITRQESRDGTVKLLLEFGAGQRIETVLIPAGDRLTACLSTQFGCPVRCAFCATGQAGFSGNLSTGQIIEQLLRLQMIADEDGRRIGNVVLMGMGEPLLNYENVLKAVRIINSPYSLHIAARHITLSTVGVPEQMRRLAGEGLQITLAISLHSANQAVRETLIPLAKKHPLKEVIDAARHYFDVTGREITIEYLLLEEVNLSDDDAEKLASLAQSIRANVNLIAFNPVAESAFGPPDRVVVQEFAKKLRQRGVNVNLRASKGADIDAACGQLRKRHSPSS, from the coding sequence ATGCCCGACCAAGACGATAGAGAGCACCTGTTGGATCTGACGCTCGACGAGCTGCGCGACCGGTGGGTCGAGCGCGGGCTGCCGCGCTACCGCGCGGAGCAGGTTTTCGAGTGGATCTATCAGAAGCGGAAGACGGACTTCGAGCAGATGACCAACCTGTCCAAGGACTTGCGACAGGAGTTGGCGCGGGCGTGGCGGGTTCTGGCCGGCTGCGAAATCACCCGACAGGAGAGCCGCGACGGGACGGTCAAGCTGCTGTTGGAGTTCGGCGCGGGCCAGCGGATCGAGACGGTGTTGATCCCGGCGGGCGATCGTCTGACGGCGTGCCTTTCGACGCAGTTCGGTTGCCCGGTTCGCTGCGCGTTCTGCGCGACGGGCCAGGCGGGTTTTTCGGGGAATCTCTCGACCGGGCAGATCATCGAGCAGTTGCTGCGGCTTCAGATGATTGCCGACGAGGACGGGCGTCGGATCGGCAACGTGGTGTTGATGGGGATGGGCGAGCCGCTGCTCAACTACGAGAACGTGCTCAAGGCGGTTCGGATCATCAATTCGCCGTACAGCCTGCACATCGCGGCGCGGCACATCACGCTGTCGACGGTCGGGGTTCCGGAACAGATGCGTCGGCTGGCGGGCGAGGGGCTTCAGATCACGCTGGCGATCTCGCTGCACAGTGCCAACCAGGCGGTGCGAGAGACGCTGATCCCGCTGGCGAAGAAGCACCCGCTCAAGGAGGTGATCGACGCGGCCCGGCACTATTTCGACGTGACCGGCCGCGAGATCACCATCGAGTACCTGCTGCTGGAAGAGGTGAACCTTTCGGACGACGACGCGGAGAAACTGGCGTCGCTGGCCCAGTCGATCCGGGCGAACGTGAACCTGATCGCGTTCAACCCGGTGGCGGAGTCGGCGTTCGGTCCGCCGGACCGAGTGGTGGTTCAGGAGTTCGCGAAGAAGCTGCGGCAGCGCGGGGTGAACGTGAATCTGCGGGCGAGCAAGGGGGCGGACATCGACGCCGCCTGCGGTCAGCTCAGGAAGCGCCACTCGCCTTCGTCGTAG
- a CDS encoding electron transfer flavoprotein subunit alpha/FixB family protein produces MIRCNRQGSVWVYAEQENGHLSDVPLELMSKGRELADELKVQLGAVLVGGNGVNGLAEKLIAHGADEVIVAADPLLEDYQTTSYAKVVCGLIEKYEPQIMMYGATAIGRDLAPRVASQMRAGLTADCTDLQIGDHEERDGTVHKNLLFQIRPAFGGNIIATIINYDRWPQMATVREGVMRMPDPDPKRQGKITAEKVALDPTDLLVNILKKHREQKKVNLKAARIIVAGGAGVGSKDNFKKIWDLANALGAAVGASRAAVDLGYCDRDHQVGQTGTTVRPALYVAVGISGAVQHRAGMSEAAKIVAVNKDANAPIFQVAHYGIVGDMNVVIPKMIKAVKGRV; encoded by the coding sequence ATGATCAGATGCAATCGACAGGGTTCGGTGTGGGTGTATGCGGAGCAGGAGAACGGACACCTCTCGGACGTTCCGCTGGAGCTGATGAGCAAGGGCCGCGAGCTGGCCGATGAACTCAAGGTCCAACTCGGGGCCGTGCTGGTCGGCGGCAACGGCGTGAACGGGCTGGCTGAGAAGCTGATCGCCCACGGGGCCGACGAGGTCATCGTGGCCGCCGATCCGCTGCTGGAGGACTACCAGACCACCAGCTACGCCAAGGTCGTCTGCGGCCTGATCGAGAAGTACGAACCGCAGATCATGATGTACGGGGCGACGGCCATCGGGCGCGATTTGGCGCCGCGGGTGGCTTCGCAGATGCGGGCGGGCCTGACCGCCGACTGCACCGACCTTCAGATCGGCGACCACGAGGAGCGCGACGGCACGGTTCACAAGAACCTGCTGTTCCAGATTCGGCCCGCGTTCGGCGGCAACATCATCGCCACGATCATCAACTACGACCGCTGGCCGCAGATGGCCACCGTGCGGGAAGGCGTGATGCGGATGCCCGACCCGGACCCGAAGCGCCAGGGCAAAATCACCGCGGAGAAGGTCGCCCTGGACCCGACGGATTTGCTGGTCAATATCCTCAAGAAACATCGCGAGCAGAAGAAGGTCAACCTCAAAGCCGCCCGGATCATCGTGGCCGGCGGGGCGGGCGTCGGAAGCAAGGACAACTTCAAGAAGATCTGGGACCTGGCCAATGCCCTCGGGGCCGCCGTCGGGGCGTCGCGGGCCGCGGTCGATCTGGGCTACTGCGACCGCGACCATCAGGTCGGCCAGACCGGCACCACGGTTCGCCCGGCCCTCTACGTCGCGGTCGGGATCTCCGGCGCGGTCCAGCACCGGGCCGGAATGTCCGAGGCGGCCAAGATCGTGGCGGTCAACAAGGACGCCAACGCCCCGATCTTCCAGGTGGCCCACTACGGGATCGTGGGCGACATGAACGTGGTCATCCCCAAGATGATCAAAGCGGTCAAGGGACGCGTATAG
- a CDS encoding acyl-CoA dehydrogenase, which produces MPNFFTDNQDIVFNFKTMDLGTLAGFMEENYRFSGEFDHAPKDAQDAIDNYWRILEMIGQLSAEFIADNAESIDREGNTLLPDGTVQRAAGMCRNLEMLSKAEVMGFTLPYRFGGLNCPNLIYTMATEIVSRADASLMNIFGLQGIAETINAYATDEIKQKYLPGFSDGRYTGAMVLTEPDAGSDLQAVKTIAYQDESGNWFLNGVKRFITNGCGEVLLVLARSESDRAGGLGLSLFLCEKGPTVKIRRLEEKLGIHGSPTCEIFFDDTPCVLIGERQRGLVPYVMSLMNGARVGIGSQSVGIAEAAYAVARDYAHTRKQFDMAIEEIPAVRDMLMDMKIAVEAGRALLYECAKVVDHERWYLWQTETGQVTDKDRLKELKNESRRFKRLAGMLTPMCKYFGSEMCNKVAYDAIQILGGSGYMKDYPSERHYRDARITNIYEGTSQLQVVAAVRGVASGTAGKAFDEFAAMEWPEPLRDLVAVLKDGAAKLAEALVVVKEEGTDYMDLYGRRIVDVACDIYIGYLFLQQARHSERKQAVAQRFIANASPRIEANCKAIISRDRSTMNQFNVVVGAVTGGE; this is translated from the coding sequence ATGCCGAATTTCTTCACCGACAATCAAGACATTGTCTTTAACTTCAAGACCATGGACCTGGGCACCCTGGCCGGTTTCATGGAGGAGAACTACCGGTTCTCGGGCGAGTTCGATCACGCGCCGAAGGACGCCCAGGACGCGATCGACAACTACTGGCGGATCCTGGAGATGATCGGCCAGCTCAGCGCCGAGTTCATCGCCGACAACGCCGAAAGCATCGACCGCGAAGGCAACACGCTGCTGCCCGACGGCACCGTCCAGCGGGCTGCGGGCATGTGCCGGAACCTGGAGATGCTCTCGAAGGCTGAGGTGATGGGCTTTACCCTCCCCTACCGTTTCGGCGGCTTGAATTGTCCGAACCTGATCTACACGATGGCGACCGAGATCGTCTCGCGGGCTGACGCCTCGCTGATGAACATCTTCGGCCTCCAGGGGATCGCCGAGACGATCAACGCCTACGCGACGGACGAGATCAAGCAGAAGTATCTGCCCGGTTTCTCGGACGGCCGGTACACCGGGGCGATGGTGCTGACCGAGCCGGACGCCGGGTCGGACCTGCAGGCGGTCAAGACGATCGCGTACCAGGACGAGTCGGGCAACTGGTTCCTCAACGGCGTCAAGCGTTTCATCACCAACGGCTGCGGCGAGGTGCTGCTGGTGCTGGCCCGCAGCGAGTCGGACCGGGCGGGCGGCCTGGGCCTGAGCCTGTTCCTCTGCGAGAAGGGCCCGACGGTCAAAATCCGCCGGCTCGAGGAGAAGCTGGGCATTCACGGCTCGCCGACGTGCGAGATCTTCTTCGACGACACGCCGTGCGTGCTGATCGGCGAGCGTCAGCGCGGTCTGGTGCCCTACGTGATGAGCCTGATGAACGGGGCCCGGGTGGGCATCGGCTCGCAGTCGGTGGGCATCGCCGAGGCGGCCTATGCGGTGGCCCGCGATTACGCCCACACCCGCAAGCAGTTCGACATGGCGATCGAGGAAATCCCAGCCGTGCGGGACATGCTCATGGACATGAAAATCGCGGTCGAAGCCGGCCGCGCGCTGCTCTACGAGTGCGCCAAGGTCGTCGATCACGAGCGGTGGTACCTCTGGCAGACCGAGACCGGCCAGGTGACCGACAAGGACCGCCTCAAGGAACTCAAGAACGAGTCGCGGCGGTTCAAGCGCCTCGCCGGCATGCTGACCCCGATGTGCAAATACTTCGGCTCGGAGATGTGCAACAAGGTCGCGTACGACGCGATCCAGATCCTCGGCGGCAGCGGGTACATGAAGGACTACCCCTCCGAACGGCACTATCGCGACGCCCGGATCACCAACATCTACGAAGGCACCAGCCAGTTGCAGGTAGTGGCGGCGGTCCGCGGCGTGGCCTCCGGCACCGCGGGCAAGGCGTTTGACGAGTTCGCTGCGATGGAATGGCCCGAGCCGCTGCGCGATCTGGTCGCGGTGCTCAAGGACGGCGCCGCCAAGCTGGCCGAGGCGCTGGTCGTGGTCAAGGAGGAAGGCACCGACTACATGGACCTCTACGGCCGGCGGATCGTGGACGTCGCCTGCGACATCTACATCGGCTACCTGTTCCTCCAGCAGGCCCGCCACAGCGAGCGCAAGCAGGCGGTGGCCCAGCGGTTCATCGCCAACGCCTCCCCCCGAATCGAAGCCAACTGCAAAGCCATCATCTCCCGCGACCGCTCGACGATGAACCAGTTCAACGTGGTCGTTGGAGCGGTTACGGGCGGCGAGTAA
- a CDS encoding MBL fold metallo-hydrolase, with translation MTQLLVETIPLGPIQTNCYVIHPESANVCWIIDPGGLPKPVIERIEANSLQPEMLIVTHGHWDHFIGNRCLKDRWPQLPIAIHETDAPALPDPNVNLSLSFLGRFIKSPEADRLLRDGDRLALDDLEFEVIHTPGHCPGSICLYCDQIPAAFVGDLIFAGGGVGRTDLPHSSTEQLYESIQRFLTRIRPETTLYPGHGPPTSAEQERSLLLGSF, from the coding sequence ATGACCCAACTGCTTGTCGAAACGATCCCGCTGGGCCCCATTCAGACCAACTGCTACGTCATCCATCCGGAGAGCGCGAATGTCTGCTGGATCATCGATCCGGGCGGCTTGCCCAAGCCGGTGATCGAGCGGATTGAGGCGAACAGTCTGCAGCCGGAGATGCTGATCGTCACCCACGGCCACTGGGACCATTTCATCGGCAACCGTTGCCTGAAGGACCGCTGGCCGCAGCTTCCCATCGCGATCCACGAAACCGACGCGCCGGCCCTGCCCGATCCCAACGTGAACCTCTCGCTGAGCTTCCTTGGCCGGTTCATCAAATCGCCGGAGGCCGACCGCCTCCTCCGCGACGGCGACCGCCTGGCCCTCGACGACCTGGAATTCGAGGTCATCCACACCCCCGGCCACTGCCCCGGATCGATCTGCCTCTATTGCGACCAAATCCCAGCCGCCTTCGTCGGCGACCTGATCTTCGCCGGCGGCGGCGTCGGCCGCACCGATCTGCCCCACAGCTCGACCGAACAACTCTACGAGAGCATCCAGAGATTCCTGACCCGCATCCGACCCGAAACCACCCTCTACCCCGGCCACGGCCCGCCCACCTCCGCCGAACAGGAACGTTCGCTCCTGCTCGGCTCCTTCTGA
- a CDS encoding 5'-nucleotidase: MGIRLLPSQIPDGWLAGFVHFHTAFGYPPEHRASPQELMAEAAALGGDFVFCAGNHGSEYGPDGYSGRENAATLNHSGWCRSHGHPDPFAVPWLARVHYQELFNKMQDHLSAHQRRPHAGGPLRGLARAPQRLRSRFAGSREDRTASSTEAPPHGRAARNSLRCGELFRPHHSAGRNPAIRADRLCRRAGAAGSFRATVAR, encoded by the coding sequence ATGGGCATAAGACTGCTTCCATCGCAGATTCCGGACGGGTGGCTGGCCGGGTTCGTGCACTTCCACACGGCCTTCGGCTATCCGCCCGAGCACCGGGCCAGCCCGCAGGAGTTGATGGCTGAGGCGGCTGCGCTCGGCGGCGATTTCGTCTTCTGCGCGGGCAACCACGGCAGCGAGTACGGGCCGGACGGGTACAGCGGCCGCGAGAATGCGGCGACGCTGAACCATTCCGGCTGGTGCCGCAGCCACGGCCATCCGGACCCCTTCGCCGTTCCGTGGCTGGCCCGGGTGCACTACCAGGAGCTTTTCAACAAGATGCAAGATCACCTATCTGCACACCAGCGGCGGCCGCACGCTGGCGGACCTCTTCGAGGCCTGGCGCGAGCGCCGCAGCGTCTCCGTTCACGGTTCGCTGGTTCCCGAGAGGATCGAACCGCTTCCTCAACGGAGGCCCCACCGCACGGCCGAGCGGCCAGGAATTCACTTCGCTGTGGGGAGCTTTTCCGGCCGCACCATTCGGCGGGTCGAAATCCGGCGATCCGGGCGGACCGTTTGTGCCGTCGAGCCGGAGCGGCAGGATCGTTTCGCGCTACGGTGGCGAGATGA
- a CDS encoding GNAT family N-acetyltransferase, translating into MIRVERFNQTHLSQLQALINAHLQTVVPGWSLPEEYIASRIESNPFEHICDPWVVERETLCALKRERVCAAGHLLRYGDDPEVGEGCRNVAEMNWFLAWPQDADAGHALLQAACERMDRWKPSQQWGGVTLPVPCCAGIADAWPHIATMLETVGFMHEGHIESVYAGRLDGVVGPGDSPVGGVSLRREACDRGVSFTAYEGDRRVGHCQCAADLTLGGRLLALRNWAELADMLVTSEYRSRGIGSWLVRHAAQWLRLAGCDRIVIAVAADDEAAGAGRFYQRFGWHSITRLRRGWQRTVVA; encoded by the coding sequence ATGATCCGAGTCGAACGTTTCAACCAAACCCACCTTTCGCAGCTCCAGGCCCTGATCAACGCCCACCTGCAAACCGTAGTGCCAGGTTGGTCCCTGCCGGAGGAGTACATTGCCAGCCGGATCGAGTCGAACCCGTTTGAACACATCTGCGACCCGTGGGTGGTTGAGCGGGAAACCCTCTGTGCGCTCAAACGCGAGCGCGTCTGCGCGGCTGGACATCTGCTGCGGTACGGCGACGACCCGGAGGTCGGCGAAGGCTGCCGCAATGTCGCTGAGATGAACTGGTTTCTCGCCTGGCCGCAGGATGCCGACGCCGGTCACGCGCTGCTACAGGCGGCGTGCGAGCGGATGGACCGGTGGAAGCCGTCCCAGCAGTGGGGGGGTGTGACGCTGCCGGTTCCCTGCTGCGCCGGCATTGCAGACGCCTGGCCTCATATTGCCACGATGCTTGAGACCGTTGGTTTCATGCATGAAGGCCATATCGAGTCCGTGTACGCGGGACGGCTTGACGGGGTCGTCGGACCCGGCGACTCGCCCGTCGGCGGCGTCAGTCTCCGACGCGAAGCATGCGATCGGGGCGTCAGCTTCACCGCCTACGAGGGCGACCGCCGCGTCGGACACTGCCAGTGCGCAGCCGATCTGACTCTGGGCGGGCGACTGCTGGCGCTGCGAAACTGGGCCGAACTGGCGGACATGCTGGTCACCTCGGAATACCGCAGTCGAGGGATCGGTTCCTGGCTGGTTCGCCATGCGGCGCAATGGCTTCGCCTCGCCGGCTGCGACCGAATCGTCATCGCCGTCGCCGCGGATGACGAAGCCGCCGGCGCCGGACGCTTCTACCAGCGTTTCGGCTGGCACAGCATCACCCGCCTCCGTCGCGGCTGGCAACGGACGGTGGTAGCCTGA
- a CDS encoding DEAD/DEAH box helicase — translation MQFEELRLIEPLLRAVRTEGYTTPTLIQEQAIPHVLDGRDLVGCAQTGTGKTAAFALPILQLLNGRRSETQEGKRRSSRRAIRSLVLTPTRELAAQIGESFGTYGQHTELRYTVVFGGVKQGRQVDALRKGVDILVATPGRLLDLLEQKILSLRDIEIFVLDEADRMLDMGFIIDIRRVIAQLPPKRQNLLFSATMPQEIRQLAESLLDDPVMVRAASTVSVAPDAVDQALYFVESTEKTQLLEHLVNDPQVTRALVFTRTKRRADQVAKSLSRRAIASEAIHSNKSQNVRERALANFKGGKTRVLVASDIASRGLDIEDVSHVFNYDLPDIAEVYVHRIGRTGRAGASGRAISFCSRDQYDELRGIQRLLGREIPVLSHAICKKVEKVTAPKRTAERRSSDVLPSAQAESSSTPRRWGFGKKRTRNRSRRPRVAS, via the coding sequence ATGCAATTTGAAGAATTGCGGCTCATCGAGCCGCTCCTGCGGGCCGTCCGTACGGAAGGCTACACCACACCCACTCTCATTCAGGAACAGGCGATTCCTCATGTACTTGACGGTCGCGACTTGGTCGGCTGCGCGCAGACCGGGACGGGCAAGACGGCGGCGTTCGCGCTGCCGATTCTGCAGCTTCTGAACGGCCGGCGAAGCGAGACTCAGGAAGGAAAACGCCGTTCCAGCCGCCGGGCCATCCGGTCGCTGGTCCTGACGCCGACCCGTGAACTGGCCGCCCAGATCGGGGAGAGCTTTGGCACGTACGGGCAGCACACCGAACTCCGCTACACGGTCGTTTTCGGCGGCGTCAAGCAGGGGCGTCAGGTCGATGCCCTGCGTAAAGGCGTGGACATTCTCGTCGCCACTCCGGGCCGGCTGCTGGACCTGTTGGAGCAGAAAATCCTGAGCTTGCGGGACATCGAAATCTTCGTCCTGGACGAAGCCGACCGGATGCTGGACATGGGATTCATCATCGACATCCGCCGCGTGATCGCCCAATTGCCGCCCAAGCGGCAGAACCTGCTGTTCTCAGCGACGATGCCGCAGGAGATCCGACAACTGGCTGAGAGTCTCCTCGATGACCCGGTCATGGTCCGGGCGGCCTCGACGGTGTCTGTGGCGCCGGACGCGGTGGACCAGGCCCTCTACTTCGTCGAGTCGACCGAAAAGACCCAACTGCTGGAGCACCTGGTCAACGACCCGCAGGTCACGCGGGCCCTGGTCTTCACGCGAACCAAGCGCCGGGCCGACCAGGTGGCCAAAAGCCTGAGCCGTCGTGCCATCGCCAGCGAAGCCATCCATTCGAACAAGTCGCAGAACGTACGCGAGCGGGCCTTGGCCAACTTCAAAGGCGGGAAGACCCGCGTGTTGGTGGCCAGCGATATCGCCTCGCGCGGCCTCGACATCGAGGACGTTTCGCATGTGTTCAACTACGACCTGCCGGACATCGCCGAGGTCTACGTGCACCGGATCGGCCGGACCGGCCGGGCTGGCGCCAGCGGACGGGCCATTTCGTTCTGCAGCCGTGACCAGTACGACGAGTTGCGGGGAATCCAACGACTGCTGGGCCGGGAAATCCCGGTGCTGAGCCACGCGATCTGCAAGAAGGTCGAGAAAGTCACCGCTCCCAAACGCACGGCGGAACGCCGGTCGTCCGACGTGCTGCCGTCCGCGCAGGCAGAATCATCCTCAACGCCTCGCCGCTGGGGATTCGGCAAGAAACGCACGCGCAACCGTTCACGGCGCCCGCGGGTCGCATCATAG
- a CDS encoding DUF21 domain-containing protein, with product MTILLVYGLLAIAVSFLCSLLEACLLSLPRGYVEALVERGSRYGRTLRDMKENIDRPLAAILTLNTIAHTVGAAGVGAQAAVVFGSGAVGIASAIMTLLILVASEILPKTLGAVHAKALAIPAAVTIRLMILLCLPLIIPLEWINRLVGYQRHADRLTRAELAANIRMGHASGAMDHREYQIASNLISLSDVHLVDVLTPRTVVFSLPEEMTVGQALAEHDPIRFARIPVYAAAAEQITGYVPRFALDAAHSAGQDARSIKELARPLPVMPEQATVADALETFIRDKHHIALVVDEYGGMSGIVTLEDLFETLVGEEIVDESDAVADMQELARRRKGPIR from the coding sequence ATGACGATCCTGCTCGTATACGGTCTGCTGGCTATCGCCGTTTCGTTTCTGTGTTCTCTGCTGGAAGCGTGCCTGCTCAGTCTGCCGCGCGGTTACGTCGAGGCACTGGTCGAGCGGGGTTCGCGCTATGGGCGGACTCTGCGCGACATGAAGGAGAACATCGATCGGCCGCTGGCGGCGATTCTCACTCTTAACACGATCGCTCACACCGTCGGGGCAGCGGGCGTCGGAGCCCAAGCGGCGGTGGTGTTCGGCAGCGGCGCGGTCGGGATCGCCAGCGCGATCATGACCCTGCTGATCCTGGTCGCCAGTGAGATTCTCCCCAAGACACTCGGAGCCGTTCACGCCAAGGCCCTGGCCATTCCCGCCGCCGTTACCATTCGTTTGATGATCCTGCTGTGTCTTCCGCTGATCATCCCTCTGGAGTGGATTAATCGATTGGTGGGCTATCAGCGTCACGCCGACCGATTGACGCGGGCCGAGTTGGCGGCGAACATCCGCATGGGACACGCCAGCGGGGCGATGGACCACCGCGAGTACCAGATCGCCTCGAACCTGATCTCGCTATCCGACGTTCATCTGGTTGACGTGCTCACTCCGCGCACGGTCGTATTCTCGCTGCCGGAGGAGATGACGGTCGGCCAGGCCCTGGCCGAGCACGATCCGATCCGCTTCGCCCGCATTCCCGTCTACGCCGCCGCGGCGGAGCAGATCACCGGCTACGTCCCGCGTTTCGCCCTCGACGCCGCCCATTCCGCCGGACAGGACGCCCGGTCGATCAAGGAACTGGCCAGGCCTCTGCCGGTCATGCCCGAGCAGGCCACCGTCGCCGACGCCCTTGAGACGTTCATCCGCGACAAGCACCACATCGCCCTGGTGGTGGACGAATACGGCGGCATGTCGGGTATCGTCACCCTCGAGGACCTCTTCGAAACGCTGGTCGGGGAAGAGATCGTCGACGAAAGCGATGCGGTGGCTGACATGCAGGAACTCGCCCGCCGACGGAAAGGACCGATCCGGTAG
- a CDS encoding DUF2062 domain-containing protein: MTSFAGLRRKTKDIFFHHILHADDSPGRIALGAAIGMFVAWTPTIGAQMLIAVSLAAFLGANKAVTLPVVWITNPVTVVPIYWFNYRLGYFLITGDWHSGGAVRGKIVEMCRASLGTNIFSDTYWRDLTRLMVDIGWPLWTGSIFTGLILGLITYVAIRQIVLRHRFRKSLAALEDAVEQEVHAAGQRQSEKSDKEKNHNAA, encoded by the coding sequence GTGACGTCGTTCGCGGGTCTTCGCCGCAAAACGAAGGACATCTTTTTCCATCACATCCTCCACGCGGATGACAGCCCCGGCCGGATCGCCCTCGGGGCGGCCATCGGCATGTTCGTCGCCTGGACCCCCACCATAGGTGCCCAGATGCTGATCGCGGTCTCGCTGGCTGCCTTCCTCGGGGCCAACAAGGCGGTGACCCTGCCGGTGGTCTGGATCACCAACCCGGTGACCGTCGTGCCGATCTACTGGTTCAACTATCGCCTCGGCTACTTCCTGATCACCGGCGACTGGCACTCCGGCGGAGCGGTGCGGGGCAAGATCGTCGAAATGTGCCGCGCGTCGCTGGGCACGAACATCTTCAGCGACACCTACTGGCGCGACCTGACCCGGCTGATGGTCGACATCGGCTGGCCGCTCTGGACCGGAAGCATTTTCACCGGACTGATCCTCGGGCTGATCACGTACGTGGCGATCCGGCAGATTGTGCTTCGCCATCGATTCCGCAAGTCGCTGGCCGCCCTGGAGGACGCCGTCGAGCAGGAAGTCCATGCCGCCGGACAGCGGCAGTCCGAGAAGTCGGACAAGGAAAAGAACCACAACGCTGCATAG